A genomic stretch from Sphingobacterium sp. ML3W includes:
- a CDS encoding AIR synthase related protein — translation MSDLKYNQRGVSAGKEDVHNAIKNIDKGLFPKAFCKIIPDILGGDQDWCNIMHADGAGTKSSLAYVYWKETGDISVWKGIAQDAIIMNIDDLLCVGATDNILLSSTIGRNKNLIPGEVIAEIINGTEEILSELRDLGIGIYSTGGETADVGDLVRTIIVDSTVTCRMKREDVISNHKIKGGNVIVGLASNGKANYEKAYNGGMGSNGLTSARHDVFNKKVAEKYPEAYDPAVPYELVFAGSQDLTSDIVVETGEKVTAGKLVLSATRTYAPIIKNILDKYRSQIDGMVHCSGGAQTKVLHFVDNVHIIKDNLFPIPPLFELIQKESNTDWKEMYKVFNMGHRMELYVPEAIAADIITISESFGVPAQIIGRVEEATSKKVTITSPFGEFIYE, via the coding sequence ATGTCAGATTTAAAATACAATCAACGAGGTGTATCCGCTGGAAAAGAGGATGTGCACAATGCGATAAAAAATATCGACAAGGGTCTGTTTCCCAAAGCATTCTGTAAAATCATTCCCGATATTTTGGGTGGAGATCAGGACTGGTGCAATATTATGCATGCTGATGGTGCTGGCACCAAATCTTCTCTAGCTTATGTCTATTGGAAAGAAACAGGAGATATTTCGGTTTGGAAAGGCATTGCACAAGATGCAATTATCATGAATATTGACGATTTACTCTGTGTTGGAGCAACCGATAATATTCTGCTATCATCCACAATCGGACGGAATAAAAATCTTATTCCTGGCGAAGTTATCGCAGAAATCATTAATGGTACAGAAGAAATATTGTCCGAACTTCGTGATTTAGGTATCGGTATTTATTCAACCGGCGGTGAAACTGCAGACGTTGGCGATCTTGTACGTACAATAATTGTTGATAGCACAGTGACATGTCGTATGAAACGTGAAGATGTTATTTCAAATCACAAAATCAAAGGTGGCAATGTAATTGTCGGTTTGGCATCCAATGGAAAAGCGAACTATGAGAAAGCCTATAATGGTGGGATGGGTTCCAATGGTTTGACCTCAGCGCGTCATGACGTTTTTAACAAAAAAGTAGCAGAGAAATATCCAGAAGCATATGACCCTGCAGTTCCATACGAACTTGTTTTTGCAGGAAGCCAAGACTTAACCAGTGACATCGTAGTTGAAACGGGCGAAAAAGTGACAGCGGGTAAACTCGTACTTTCGGCGACACGTACCTATGCTCCTATTATTAAAAATATATTAGATAAGTATCGTTCTCAAATTGATGGAATGGTGCATTGTTCAGGTGGAGCGCAAACTAAAGTCCTGCACTTTGTTGACAATGTACATATCATTAAAGACAATCTTTTCCCGATCCCGCCGCTCTTCGAATTGATACAGAAAGAATCTAATACAGACTGGAAAGAGATGTATAAGGTATTTAATATGGGACACCGTATGGAATTATATGTACCTGAAGCTATTGCTGCGGACATTATTACCATCTCTGAGTCGTTCGGCGTTCCAGCGCAAATTATCGGTCGTGTGGAAGAGGCAACTTCTAAAAAAGTAACGATTACATCTCCTTTTGGAGAATTTATTTACGAATAA
- a CDS encoding SPFH domain-containing protein has translation MEKLIKPMSGYLALLIAVVSFIAAIFSFANVDTSSLYVVLGVFLMIGTFFILKGLMIINPNHSRVLNFFGKYVGTVKENGLFFVNPLYSTIKISLRSDNLQGQTLKVNDKMGNPIEIGAVIVWQVGDTYKAAYDVSNYTSYVRTQSEAAVRHLAGSFPYDNLEDEGAEITLREGGDTVNHILEQELADRLAPAGVIIKEARISHLAYASEIAGAMLQRQQAAAIVAARSKIVDGAVGMVEMALKKLSEKDIVELDNEKKAAMVSNLMVVLCGEKAATPIVNTGTLYQ, from the coding sequence ATGGAAAAGTTGATTAAACCTATGTCGGGCTATTTAGCCCTGTTGATTGCGGTAGTTTCTTTTATAGCTGCCATATTTTCGTTTGCCAATGTCGATACAAGTTCGCTTTATGTTGTACTTGGCGTCTTCTTGATGATCGGGACATTTTTTATCCTGAAGGGATTGATGATTATTAATCCAAATCATTCACGTGTTTTGAATTTCTTTGGTAAATACGTTGGAACAGTAAAAGAAAACGGATTGTTTTTTGTCAATCCACTATATTCTACCATTAAGATCAGTCTACGTTCGGACAACTTACAGGGGCAAACGTTGAAAGTAAATGATAAGATGGGAAATCCGATTGAGATAGGTGCGGTCATTGTATGGCAGGTAGGGGATACCTATAAAGCCGCTTATGATGTTAGTAACTATACTTCCTACGTACGTACGCAAAGTGAGGCTGCTGTGCGGCATCTTGCTGGAAGTTTTCCTTATGATAACCTCGAGGATGAAGGGGCTGAGATCACTTTGCGTGAGGGAGGGGATACCGTTAATCATATCCTCGAGCAGGAGCTGGCCGATCGTCTAGCACCTGCGGGAGTTATTATTAAAGAAGCTAGAATTAGCCATTTGGCTTATGCATCCGAAATTGCTGGGGCGATGCTACAAAGGCAACAAGCGGCTGCAATCGTTGCTGCACGTTCCAAGATTGTAGATGGTGCGGTAGGAATGGTTGAAATGGCCCTAAAAAAACTGTCCGAAAAAGATATAGTAGAATTGGACAATGAGAAAAAAGCAGCTATGGTCAGTAATCTTATGGTCGTACTTTGTGGAGAAAAGGCTGCAACCCCAATTGTAAATACCGGTACTTTGTATCAATAA
- the pepE gene encoding dipeptidase PepE, producing the protein MVINPVYNLLVVSTSTVHGSEFLEYIKEDFVKFIASDELLFVPFARPSGISFDAYTAKVQEALRDKNIKVTGLHEFENKKKAIQEAKAIFVGGGNTFLLLKTLYDLDLVHQLRVQVGNGTPYVGTSAGSNLTGLTIGTTNDMPIVYPPSFNALGFLPFNINPHFLDPDMNSTHKGETRETRIQEFHQFNSQPVVGLREGSWLKVSQGEIKLEGTLTARLFRPNMDAVELDPGLINF; encoded by the coding sequence ATGGTGATCAATCCAGTTTATAATTTATTGGTCGTAAGCACAAGTACCGTCCATGGTAGTGAATTCTTGGAATATATTAAAGAGGATTTTGTAAAGTTTATTGCATCGGATGAGCTGCTATTTGTTCCTTTTGCCCGACCATCCGGAATTTCTTTTGATGCGTACACGGCGAAAGTTCAGGAGGCTCTCCGCGATAAGAATATAAAGGTAACCGGATTACATGAATTTGAGAACAAGAAAAAGGCTATCCAGGAAGCAAAGGCAATTTTTGTTGGTGGGGGAAATACATTTTTGTTGTTGAAGACCTTGTATGATCTGGATCTTGTGCATCAACTACGTGTACAGGTAGGGAATGGAACTCCCTATGTAGGTACTTCCGCGGGATCTAATCTGACTGGATTGACAATTGGTACAACCAACGATATGCCTATTGTCTATCCACCTAGTTTTAATGCTTTGGGATTTTTGCCTTTTAATATTAATCCGCATTTTTTGGATCCGGATATGAATTCGACACATAAAGGAGAAACCCGGGAAACCCGTATCCAAGAGTTTCATCAATTTAATTCGCAACCTGTCGTCGGACTTCGGGAAGGAAGCTGGCTCAAAGTAAGTCAAGGTGAAATAAAACTTGAAGGAACGTTAACTGCCCGATTATTCAGACCAAATATGGACGCTGTGGAACTTGATCCTGGATTAATTAATTTTTAA
- a CDS encoding RimK/LysX family protein, which yields MKEKLLVGWKETLDLPELGIFGIEAKIDTGAASSVLHCNSYKIVNEDGQDWILCELITNFETEETKVLKLRLYKTKLVKSSFGQEEKRYYIRTTAKLYDQVFSIKISFRNRSKMTYPMLLGKNFLYRRFLVDVSKENLSLKSPSK from the coding sequence ATGAAAGAAAAACTTCTCGTGGGTTGGAAAGAGACCCTAGATTTACCTGAATTAGGAATATTTGGCATAGAAGCAAAAATCGATACCGGTGCCGCTTCATCTGTTTTGCATTGTAATTCCTATAAAATCGTGAATGAAGACGGTCAGGACTGGATTCTCTGTGAACTAATTACCAATTTCGAGACCGAAGAAACCAAAGTTCTAAAATTACGGCTTTACAAAACTAAACTGGTTAAAAGTTCATTTGGTCAGGAGGAAAAGCGTTACTACATCCGAACCACAGCGAAACTTTATGATCAAGTTTTCAGTATCAAGATTTCATTTCGAAATCGCTCGAAAATGACTTACCCGATGCTTTTAGGAAAGAACTTTCTATATCGAAGATTTTTGGTCGATGTCTCCAAAGAAAATCTCTCCTTGAAGTCCCCGTCAAAATAA
- the mgtE gene encoding magnesium transporter, translating to MEQNSALHPADIAEEISRLNKGEQHQYFMDYPLEDRLEIFSFLEVDVQYTLIKSMTEQELSELLNNLKPDTRNELLSELPDDLIKYLINLLNEREKQMALELIGYKEDSIARLMTPMYVQVRPYYTVDDVFRHIKVFGRKAETLNFIYVVDEKNVLIDDLKIGQLLLSDGSTKISDLIDYNFAAIKASTPMEEAFEIFQKYDRSALPIVTEAGVLVGIVTFDDVLDRIEDRDTEDIQRFGGMEELDLAYTKTPLLQLVQKRAGWLIILFFSEMLTASAMGFFEGELEKAVVLALFVPLIISSGGNSGSQAASLIIRAMALGELKLKDWWYVMKREVSSGLILGGILGTIGFLRILAWHFLGLYDYGPYWIAIGLTVAVSLVFIVLWGTLSGSFIPFILRRFGLDPATASAPFVATLVDVSGLIIYFTVAAFFLQGKLL from the coding sequence ATGGAACAAAATTCAGCATTACACCCGGCCGATATTGCGGAAGAAATATCGCGTCTTAATAAAGGTGAGCAACATCAATATTTTATGGACTATCCGTTAGAGGATAGATTGGAGATTTTTTCTTTTTTGGAAGTAGATGTCCAATATACATTGATTAAATCAATGACCGAGCAGGAGTTGTCCGAATTGCTGAATAATCTAAAGCCGGATACGCGAAACGAATTGCTTTCTGAATTGCCGGATGATCTAATTAAATATTTGATTAATCTCTTGAACGAGCGTGAAAAGCAGATGGCTCTGGAGCTGATCGGATATAAAGAGGATAGTATTGCCCGGTTGATGACACCAATGTATGTGCAGGTACGTCCTTATTATACGGTGGATGATGTCTTTCGGCACATTAAAGTCTTTGGAAGAAAAGCTGAAACGCTCAATTTCATTTATGTCGTTGACGAGAAAAATGTGTTGATTGATGATTTGAAAATCGGTCAGTTACTATTATCTGATGGATCTACAAAGATTTCGGACTTAATCGATTATAATTTTGCGGCTATTAAAGCCTCCACCCCCATGGAGGAAGCCTTCGAAATTTTCCAAAAATACGACCGAAGTGCCTTACCGATTGTTACCGAAGCTGGTGTATTGGTCGGGATTGTGACATTTGATGATGTGTTGGACCGGATCGAAGACCGTGACACCGAAGATATTCAAAGATTTGGGGGGATGGAGGAATTGGATCTGGCTTATACTAAGACACCATTGCTTCAGCTCGTGCAAAAAAGGGCGGGATGGCTTATTATACTATTTTTCAGTGAGATGCTTACGGCGTCAGCCATGGGATTTTTTGAAGGAGAGCTGGAAAAGGCAGTTGTATTGGCATTGTTTGTCCCTCTAATTATTTCCAGTGGTGGAAATTCAGGTTCACAGGCTGCGTCACTTATTATTCGTGCCATGGCTTTGGGGGAATTGAAACTCAAAGATTGGTGGTATGTGATGAAAAGGGAAGTTTCTTCCGGATTGATTTTGGGCGGGATATTAGGTACTATTGGTTTCCTACGGATACTGGCCTGGCATTTTCTTGGTCTGTATGACTACGGTCCTTATTGGATTGCCATAGGTCTTACAGTAGCAGTGTCATTGGTGTTTATCGTGTTGTGGGGAACGCTGTCTGGTTCATTTATTCCATTTATCTTGCGTCGATTTGGATTGGATCCAGCCACGGCATCTGCGCCCTTTGTAGCAACGTTAGTGGACGTTTCGGGATTGATTATTTATTTTACCGTTGCAGCATTCTTTTTGCAAGGTAAATTATTGTAA
- a CDS encoding DNA-deoxyinosine glycosylase: MLKKSFLPLVNANTKTLILGSLPGDRSLEQNEYYAHPQNRFWKVIRHLYNSPDATNYADKVNLLVDNGIGLWDVCAEASRPGSMDLAIKDESPNPIIALLEANPRIKLVVFNGQKAYNLYLKYFEKKDNITYICLPSTSPANAKTNLEKLIIHWRAIISD, encoded by the coding sequence ATGCTCAAAAAGTCTTTTTTACCACTTGTGAATGCCAATACCAAAACGCTTATCCTTGGATCATTGCCGGGTGACCGATCATTGGAGCAAAATGAATATTATGCACATCCGCAAAATCGCTTTTGGAAAGTGATCCGGCATTTATATAATAGCCCAGATGCGACAAACTATGCTGACAAAGTAAACCTGCTAGTGGACAATGGTATTGGCCTTTGGGATGTATGCGCTGAAGCTTCTCGTCCCGGCAGCATGGATTTAGCCATCAAAGACGAAAGTCCCAATCCAATTATAGCTCTGCTTGAGGCAAACCCCAGGATCAAACTGGTCGTTTTTAATGGACAGAAGGCCTACAACTTATACCTAAAGTATTTTGAAAAAAAGGATAATATTACTTATATATGTCTCCCCAGCACAAGCCCTGCTAATGCAAAAACCAACCTCGAAAAACTCATCATACATTGGCGAGCGATCATAAGTGATTAA
- a CDS encoding chloride channel protein, giving the protein MAIRILNQPPQINLHFISKWLITCCIIGFSVGSICAFFLFSLNWVTQYRENNSWIIYGLPLAGLVIALSYQRWGNPSSKGNNLLIEEYLRPQRRIPLVMAPLVLFGTLLTHLFGGSAGREGTAVQIGGAIADQLNRWFDFDKTERRILISIGITAGFAAVFGTPLAGTIFGLEVLLIGKKRYFGILPCLLTAYIANFSCQLWHVPHTHYPIHEMIPALSLSTIGFSLIAGILFGLAAWLFSLTGDFFSAQFKKIKSPLLRPVIGGIIIVITVVLLKSTKYIGLGIPMIQEAFSNPSDYYDFLIKLVLTTFTLSAGFKGGEVTPLFFIGATLGSALSGLIPLPLGLLAAMGFVAVFSGATNTPLACIIMGYELFGVQPVVFITIACITAFIFSGKKGIYVAQKGGIKEKLYRKLNL; this is encoded by the coding sequence ATGGCTATCAGAATTTTAAATCAACCACCTCAAATTAATCTCCATTTTATTTCTAAATGGCTTATTACTTGCTGCATAATAGGCTTTAGTGTTGGATCAATCTGTGCATTTTTTCTTTTTTCGCTAAATTGGGTCACACAATATAGAGAAAACAATTCTTGGATAATCTATGGATTACCACTTGCTGGTTTGGTTATTGCCCTATCCTATCAGCGCTGGGGCAACCCTTCAAGCAAAGGGAATAATCTCCTAATCGAAGAATATCTTCGTCCACAACGCAGGATACCGCTTGTTATGGCACCACTTGTACTATTCGGGACTTTACTTACTCACCTATTTGGCGGATCAGCCGGACGAGAAGGAACAGCAGTTCAGATTGGCGGAGCAATAGCCGATCAGCTCAACCGCTGGTTTGATTTCGACAAAACCGAACGACGCATCCTGATATCTATCGGTATTACAGCCGGTTTTGCTGCTGTCTTTGGTACCCCACTAGCTGGAACTATCTTCGGCCTTGAAGTTCTGCTCATTGGTAAAAAAAGATATTTTGGTATCCTCCCCTGCCTTCTCACAGCCTATATCGCAAATTTTAGCTGTCAATTATGGCATGTACCGCACACACATTACCCAATACATGAAATGATCCCTGCGCTTTCTTTAAGCACTATAGGATTTAGTTTGATTGCTGGAATTTTATTTGGCTTGGCAGCCTGGTTGTTCTCCCTCACCGGAGACTTCTTCAGTGCTCAATTTAAAAAGATCAAATCTCCGCTGCTCAGACCTGTTATCGGTGGTATCATCATTGTGATTACGGTGGTATTGCTAAAAAGCACAAAATATATCGGCTTAGGTATTCCAATGATTCAGGAGGCTTTCAGTAATCCCTCGGATTACTATGATTTCTTAATCAAATTGGTCTTAACCACATTTACCCTTTCTGCCGGTTTTAAAGGCGGAGAAGTGACCCCTTTGTTTTTTATCGGAGCTACACTTGGCAGTGCACTCAGTGGCCTTATCCCACTTCCGCTTGGATTATTAGCTGCGATGGGCTTTGTTGCCGTATTCTCTGGTGCTACAAATACACCCTTGGCTTGCATCATTATGGGCTATGAACTTTTCGGCGTCCAACCTGTTGTTTTTATAACAATTGCTTGTATAACCGCATTTATATTCTCCGGGAAAAAAGGAATTTATGTTGCCCAGAAAGGTGGAATTAAAGAAAAATTGTATCGAAAATTGAATTTGTAA
- a CDS encoding Arc family DNA binding domain-containing protein, whose amino-acid sequence MADKKNFMLRLDDQMYKALEKWAADEFRSVNGQIEYLLHKALQENKRLSTEKKSADKK is encoded by the coding sequence ATGGCAGATAAAAAGAACTTTATGTTGCGGCTCGATGACCAAATGTACAAAGCATTGGAAAAATGGGCTGCGGATGAGTTTAGGAGTGTTAACGGGCAGATAGAATATCTTTTACATAAAGCGCTGCAAGAAAATAAAAGATTGAGTACGGAGAAAAAGTCTGCAGATAAAAAATAA
- the rimK gene encoding 30S ribosomal protein S6--L-glutamate ligase, with amino-acid sequence MKIAVLSTVKSLYSTRRLVEAAQQRGHECVVIDHSKCYVGIQQGKPSIHYKGQDLSGIDAIIPRIGASVTFYGSAIVRQFEVMDVISANPSQAITRSRDKLRCLQILSGAGIGLPITGFARTASDVDDLISMVGGAPLVIKLLEGTQGIGVVLAETKKAASSVIEAFYGLGNNILIQEFIKESKGSDIRAFVVDGKVVGAMKRTAKEGEFRSNIHRGGTAQVIRLSKAERETAIAAAAQLGLTVCGVDMIPSDRGPLVLEVNSSPGLEGIEKATKKDIASEIIQYIERQYEMKQAQMPKVVKKKKKRESKL; translated from the coding sequence GTGAAAATTGCCGTATTATCGACAGTAAAGAGTTTATACTCAACTCGTCGTCTCGTAGAAGCTGCCCAACAAAGAGGACACGAATGTGTTGTCATCGACCACAGTAAGTGTTACGTTGGCATTCAACAAGGTAAACCAAGTATTCATTACAAAGGACAGGATCTCAGTGGCATTGACGCTATTATTCCCCGAATAGGCGCTTCGGTTACCTTTTATGGTTCGGCTATCGTTAGACAATTTGAGGTGATGGATGTAATTTCCGCAAATCCAAGTCAAGCGATTACCAGATCCAGAGATAAATTGAGATGTCTGCAGATCTTGTCCGGTGCAGGTATTGGACTTCCGATTACGGGCTTTGCTCGTACAGCATCCGATGTCGACGATCTGATCAGTATGGTCGGCGGCGCTCCATTAGTGATTAAACTATTGGAAGGTACACAGGGGATTGGTGTTGTTTTAGCAGAAACTAAGAAAGCAGCTTCGTCTGTTATAGAGGCCTTCTACGGCCTTGGAAATAATATTTTGATACAAGAGTTCATCAAAGAGTCGAAAGGCTCTGATATCCGGGCTTTTGTGGTTGACGGAAAAGTTGTGGGAGCGATGAAACGTACGGCTAAAGAAGGTGAATTTCGATCAAACATACACCGGGGTGGCACAGCGCAGGTCATACGCCTAAGTAAGGCCGAAAGAGAGACTGCAATTGCTGCTGCAGCCCAATTGGGGCTTACGGTATGTGGTGTGGATATGATTCCTTCAGATCGCGGACCGCTGGTCCTGGAGGTGAATTCCTCCCCTGGGCTGGAAGGTATAGAAAAAGCCACAAAAAAGGACATTGCTTCTGAAATCATTCAGTACATCGAAAGACAATATGAAATGAAGCAGGCACAAATGCCTAAAGTGGTGAAGAAAAAGAAAAAGAGAGAGAGTAAACTATAA